The Calypte anna isolate BGI_N300 chromosome 20, bCalAnn1_v1.p, whole genome shotgun sequence genome includes a region encoding these proteins:
- the LOC103539751 gene encoding neuritin-like, with protein MGHRRGTAVLLLALGHLAGLLASGTTCTNVYQGFTDCVLKLGENMATYEEAEGIELQGLHRVCGYWDEFHTCALRVLWKCQKEAVAIWEMLRRESRKIQFPGSLFDLCSPSTAQSFAWTHVPNISILGIPLIITWLNL; from the exons ATGGGACACCGGCGGGGCACGGCCGTGCTGCTCCTCGCCTTGG GGCACCTGGCTGGGCTACTGGCATCGGGCACCACCTGCACCAACGTGTACCAGGGCTTCACAGACTGCGTCCTCAAACTGGGGGAAAACATGGCCACGTACGAGGAGGCAGAGGGCATCGAGCTGCAGGGGCTGCACCGAGTTTGTGG GTACTGGGATGAATTTCATACGTGTGCTCTGAGGGTGCTCTGGAAGTGCCAGAAAGAAGCAGTGGCCATCTGGGAGATGCTGAGACGGGAGTCTCGAAAAATCCAATTTCCAGGCAGCTTGTTTGacctctgcagccccagcacagcccaaagCTTTGCCTGGACCCATGTTCCCAACATTTCCATCCTTGGTATCCCCCTCATCATCACTTGGCTGAATTTATAA